The sequence below is a genomic window from Candidatus Krumholzibacteriia bacterium.
AACACTCCCGCGGTTCCCACCGTGGACAATCCGCAGGACGAACTCCCAGCCCGTTCCGGGTTCCTGACCACCGAAACCGCCACGCTGAGCAACTTCAGCCCCGATCTGGCCGGCTTGAGCGAGGACATGCTCGTGCGTCTCGACGAGGCGCACGCCCTCGAGTTCCGGTTGCCGGCCGGTCACAGCGTGATCTACCGCGACGGTCACGCGTGTCATCCCGAGCGTCTTCAGACCCGGAGCACCGGCGGAGGATGGGTGGACCTGTCCCGGACCACCGCCGTCGAACCCCTCGTCGAGCTCGGCGCGTACGCGGGCAGCCACTACTACCTCACCACCATGCCCATGCTCTGGGGCTTCGCCGACGTCAACTGCCGCAACTTCGGCGGTCATCTGGCGACGATCACCTCGAGCGTCGAGAACGAGTTCGTGCTGAGCGCCGTGCAGGCCGCAGCCCCGGGAATCCATTACTGGATCGGTCTCACCGACTGGGGACGTCCGAACCATGACTGGGTCTGGGCCAGCGGCGAATCGGTGGACTGGACGAACTGGGGGCCGGGCGAGCCGAACAACCGGGACGGTGAGTACTTCACCGAGGTCTACGAAAACGGCCTGTGGAACGACACCCGGTACGCCATCTACCGTGGCTACGTTCTCGAGCGCGCCGAGCCCCTGCCCGACCTCGACGACGGAGCCGTTCCCTGTGCGGCCTACGGCCAGAATCGTCTGTTCCTCGACAACCTCGTCGTGCCGACCGTGGCGCCACACGTGGAGCGCCGCGTCTACTGGCACAGGGTCTTCCAGGTCACGCTCGGTGCCGGTGCGACCTACAGCGAGGAGCACAGCTACACCCACGGCACGTCCGAGACCACGGGCATGTCCTTCGGCTGGTCGATCGGGGTGTCGACGGAGGTCGGCTGGGGGCCGGCTTCGGTGGCGATCGAGACGGAGTTCCACCAGGACTTCGAGCACGAGGTCACCGTCAGCAGCGAGGAGACCTTCAGCAAGACCTACGAGGCCACCGCTCCCGAGGGGAAGACGATGGTGCTCGCGCTGTGGCAGCTGCGCGAGCGTTACGTGATCACCGACGGTGCGGGCCAGACTTGGAGTGACCCCGGATTCGTGCTCGACGGTGAGCTGCCGGAGCTCGACCAGGGTCTGCAGCAGGAGTACCTGCAGACGATTCTGTTCGAGCAGTAGGGCTCTGCGATCACGCGCATGTCGAGCCACCGTCGAAGCGGTACAACGATGCTGCGAGCGAGCCGACCTCCGCGTCGGCCGGTTCGTCTTCGGGACCGGCCCTGATGGCCGGCCCGCGATTCGGCCCTCGGGAAGTGCAGTCAGTCCCAGGGCCGCTCGACGCGTAGGAAGTCGAAGCGGCGGAATCCGCGGTCGAGTGTGTAGAGCGTCTTGACTCCGTTGCTGCGCAGGAGACACGCGAGGTGCGCGTCGGGGACGAGATTCCCCTTCGGCGCATGCGCGTCGGCGAGCTCGCGATACAGTGCGAAGAAC
It includes:
- a CDS encoding lectin-like protein, producing the protein MPRVTVSRCLLPVALLLAVSLLLAGCSDDEGSPTDPQNDDPLPPNTPAVPTVDNPQDELPARSGFLTTETATLSNFSPDLAGLSEDMLVRLDEAHALEFRLPAGHSVIYRDGHACHPERLQTRSTGGGWVDLSRTTAVEPLVELGAYAGSHYYLTTMPMLWGFADVNCRNFGGHLATITSSVENEFVLSAVQAAAPGIHYWIGLTDWGRPNHDWVWASGESVDWTNWGPGEPNNRDGEYFTEVYENGLWNDTRYAIYRGYVLERAEPLPDLDDGAVPCAAYGQNRLFLDNLVVPTVAPHVERRVYWHRVFQVTLGAGATYSEEHSYTHGTSETTGMSFGWSIGVSTEVGWGPASVAIETEFHQDFEHEVTVSSEETFSKTYEATAPEGKTMVLALWQLRERYVITDGAGQTWSDPGFVLDGELPELDQGLQQEYLQTILFEQ